In a genomic window of Aeromicrobium panaciterrae:
- a CDS encoding PadR family transcriptional regulator, translated as MALEHAILVSLAEKTASGYDLARRFDASIGHFWKASHQQIYKVLGRMESDKWVESHLVAQDNRPDKKVYSITNEGRDELMRWSSVPTPIEPLRSEFAVKLRGTQFGDREAVLADVRVRRAAHEAQIAYYEASAQRHYPEPASLREDELGAYLVLRGGILAEQTGMAWCDEILQAFEAER; from the coding sequence ATGGCTCTGGAGCACGCGATCCTGGTGTCCCTCGCGGAGAAGACCGCGTCGGGATACGACTTGGCGCGCCGCTTCGACGCGTCGATCGGGCATTTCTGGAAGGCCAGCCACCAGCAGATCTACAAGGTGCTGGGCCGTATGGAGTCCGACAAGTGGGTCGAGTCGCACCTCGTCGCCCAGGACAACCGTCCGGACAAGAAGGTCTACTCGATCACCAACGAAGGTCGCGATGAGCTGATGCGCTGGTCATCCGTACCGACGCCGATCGAACCGCTCCGCAGCGAATTCGCCGTGAAGCTTCGCGGCACCCAGTTCGGCGATCGCGAGGCCGTGCTCGCCGATGTACGTGTACGTCGCGCCGCCCATGAAGCCCAGATCGCGTACTACGAAGCCAGCGCACAACGGCACTATCCCGAGCCGGCATCTTTGCGCGAGGACGAGCTCGGTGCCTACCTTGTGCTGCGCGGCGGCATCCTTGCCGAGCAGACCGGGATGGCCTGGTGCGACGAAATCCTTCAGGCCTTTGAGGCGGAGCGATGA
- a CDS encoding YciI family protein, whose product MAYFATTYRYNDDVERRGEVRPAHRDYLAGLTERGQLQVSGPFSDGEPGGALLVFVADTAADARALIDADPFVLDGLVAEVVVREWTPVSGVLAQQF is encoded by the coding sequence ATGGCCTACTTTGCGACGACCTACCGCTACAACGACGACGTTGAACGGAGAGGTGAGGTGCGCCCCGCGCACCGCGACTACCTCGCTGGACTGACTGAGCGCGGTCAGCTGCAGGTGTCGGGTCCGTTCTCGGACGGCGAGCCTGGTGGTGCGCTGCTCGTTTTCGTCGCCGATACCGCGGCTGACGCTCGCGCGCTGATTGACGCCGATCCCTTCGTGCTCGACGGTCTCGTCGCGGAGGTTGTGGTTCGTGAGTGGACGCCAGTGTCAGGAGTGCTGGCTCAGCAGTTCTGA
- a CDS encoding right-handed parallel beta-helix repeat-containing protein: MFGSKFVARVLGLVLVGGVLGISGANAHVERPSYWPNPAADCSIKPCAGGKVPVARSLSSALDTKLVGKTRVVCKPNSLTLLRTSISKARKSGYYIRPTDHRSLSKSSADSLLSANKKLFKLCDYREIQAAVTASRNNDRVVIMPGLYLEEKSRSKPTFDPACEKYKTAADSGDPNALSHAYQVNCPNDANLVAVIGRGVGPGQDPSPALVDRHGIPNLGKCIRCNLQIEGSGVSADDVIVEAGDPAAGNGGPSAVGHKKDVGIFFDQADGAVLRKVTVRHAAEHDIYVLETEGYLLDQFKTYYGGAYGVLTFVGDHGLMKNCEAKGNGDSGLYPGSGAKTSAGRDTKIYPKFRYSQEIRDCDSHHNNSGYSGTNGNGTHIVHNNFYDNALGFTTDVFTAPGHPGFPQQGDLVEDNNFYSNNFNPYIAGSDVRPYVAAPVGTGLWIAGGNDNIVRNNHFWNNYRRGAMLFSAPDAMVCGPVIGSTTPVPGCDTTKISTSYNNSFSGNVMGVAPDGTTKPNGVDFWWDAFPTNTGNCWWDNVGPGGKPATSSPSSLPNCSDGTNPSSSIGLGNVVNEAELVACFVGFEVTGYPNGNSTLCDWTKTPPAPNSASTSTSTSSSAQSGTDALRKSAFLSFCKRGWGNNVCEPFVGERTPTVSPFTKASPAKVAPQTARHALGLYSCADWTTASKDLRASLLSRLHDWVGGPIEGSGLLGFGTVLPTAQAATFFDHRCAPGSMENMALYKLYGMAAAFSGVSP; the protein is encoded by the coding sequence ATGTTCGGTTCTAAATTCGTTGCACGTGTGCTCGGACTCGTTCTGGTGGGAGGTGTCCTCGGCATCTCAGGCGCAAACGCGCACGTCGAGCGCCCGTCGTACTGGCCGAACCCGGCGGCGGATTGTTCGATCAAGCCCTGTGCGGGCGGCAAGGTGCCAGTAGCGCGTTCTCTGTCGTCGGCGCTCGATACGAAACTTGTGGGCAAGACTCGCGTCGTCTGTAAACCCAACTCCTTGACCCTCCTCCGCACGTCGATCTCGAAGGCGCGGAAGTCGGGCTACTACATTCGGCCCACAGACCATCGCTCCTTGAGCAAGTCCTCGGCAGACTCGTTGCTGTCGGCCAACAAGAAGCTGTTCAAGCTGTGTGACTACCGAGAGATTCAGGCGGCGGTGACTGCGTCGCGCAACAATGACCGCGTCGTGATCATGCCGGGTCTCTACCTGGAGGAGAAGTCGCGCTCCAAGCCGACGTTCGACCCTGCTTGTGAGAAGTACAAGACGGCTGCCGACTCGGGTGACCCGAACGCGCTGTCGCACGCCTACCAGGTCAACTGCCCGAACGACGCCAACCTTGTTGCAGTGATTGGCCGAGGCGTGGGTCCCGGCCAGGACCCCTCTCCTGCCTTGGTGGATCGCCACGGAATCCCCAACCTTGGCAAGTGCATTCGCTGCAATCTGCAGATTGAAGGTTCAGGCGTCAGCGCCGACGACGTCATCGTTGAAGCAGGCGACCCAGCCGCTGGCAACGGTGGCCCATCAGCTGTCGGACACAAGAAGGATGTCGGCATCTTCTTCGATCAGGCGGATGGCGCTGTTCTGCGTAAGGTCACTGTGCGTCACGCGGCCGAGCACGACATCTACGTCTTGGAGACGGAGGGCTACCTCCTCGACCAGTTCAAGACCTACTACGGCGGCGCCTACGGAGTGCTGACGTTTGTGGGTGACCACGGACTGATGAAGAACTGTGAGGCCAAGGGCAATGGCGACTCGGGCCTGTACCCGGGCTCGGGAGCCAAGACTTCTGCCGGACGTGACACCAAGATCTATCCGAAGTTCCGTTACAGCCAGGAAATTCGCGACTGCGACAGCCACCACAACAACAGTGGCTATTCCGGGACCAACGGCAACGGCACGCACATCGTGCACAACAACTTCTACGACAACGCCCTGGGCTTCACGACTGACGTGTTCACTGCGCCCGGACACCCCGGTTTCCCGCAGCAGGGCGATCTGGTCGAGGACAACAACTTCTACTCCAACAACTTCAACCCCTACATCGCTGGCTCGGATGTCCGACCGTATGTGGCGGCGCCAGTCGGTACCGGTCTGTGGATTGCCGGCGGCAACGACAACATCGTCCGCAACAACCACTTCTGGAACAACTACCGCCGCGGCGCCATGTTGTTCTCGGCGCCTGACGCGATGGTGTGCGGTCCCGTGATCGGCTCGACCACTCCCGTTCCGGGATGCGACACCACGAAGATCTCGACCTCCTACAACAACTCGTTCAGTGGCAACGTGATGGGCGTTGCGCCTGATGGGACGACCAAGCCCAACGGCGTTGACTTCTGGTGGGACGCGTTCCCGACCAACACCGGCAACTGCTGGTGGGACAACGTTGGCCCTGGCGGCAAGCCGGCCACATCTTCGCCGAGCAGCCTTCCCAACTGCAGTGACGGCACGAACCCGTCCTCGAGTATCGGCCTGGGCAACGTCGTCAACGAAGCCGAACTGGTGGCCTGTTTCGTCGGATTCGAAGTCACGGGCTACCCCAATGGCAACTCGACCCTGTGCGACTGGACCAAGACGCCTCCTGCGCCGAATAGCGCGAGCACGAGCACGAGCACGAGCTCGAGTGCCCAGAGCGGAACTGACGCTCTGCGTAAATCGGCCTTCTTGTCCTTCTGCAAGCGAGGCTGGGGCAACAATGTCTGCGAGCCGTTCGTCGGCGAGCGCACTCCGACGGTTTCGCCGTTCACCAAGGCTTCGCCGGCCAAGGTTGCGCCGCAGACTGCGCGTCACGCTCTGGGTCTCTACAGCTGCGCTGATTGGACCACCGCATCGAAGGACCTGAGGGCCTCGCTGCTTTCACGCCTGCACGATTGGGTGGGTGGACCGATCGAGGGTTCAGGTCTCCTCGGGTTCGGCACCGTTTTGCCCACGGCCCAGGCGGCGACGTTCTTCGATCACCGATGCGCTCCCGGGTCGATGGAGAACATGGCGCTCTACAAGCTGTACGGAATGGCAGCAGCGTTCTCGGGAGTTTCTCCCTAG
- a CDS encoding LPXTG cell wall anchor domain-containing protein, which yields MKHRSYALRICAVLAVTAALTLAPSTAFAACDPATAGNDFISCDGADDTVSGDPDPAVPGGNDEIDGGDGEDQIQGDAATTVLGGNDDLDGGDGDDELLGDGSITVIGGNDDLDGGDGDDVISGDGVSTNVGGDDEIFGGDGDDTLNGDGAIVIVGGADSIDGGDGDDDIHGDGSVVDVIGGNDEILGGDGDDTIDGDGGDDDILGDNFFTIIGGDDDIDGGTGDDHIHGDGFLFTAVGGDDEIDGEDGDDRISGDGGLTFVGGDDLIDGGIGDDLIVGDGFITVVGGDDTIDGGDGNDEIYGDGYLGELVGGNDVLNGGLGDDELFGGAGNDLLCGEEGVNLLVGGDGIDLACAVDDETTQDAGVEGVFDLAFNDEQLDDEGDETEPLRYRIVSTSDVVDAVIDELTGMLTFTATDDGTVVYEVFRTLDGIDVIVSQATLFIDVPEEEPEEGDVAPAETALLPNTGAGDTRTQGAIAAVLILGGIGLLFGSRRKPRDRQPVADGPDVLTTGAVESVLESSARQVQIMTAHHVAVVRESAQRGVRLIDPAGSGGHLESRRHRELQLV from the coding sequence ATGAAACACAGAAGCTATGCACTGCGCATATGCGCGGTATTGGCGGTGACTGCGGCACTGACACTGGCGCCCAGCACCGCATTTGCTGCGTGTGATCCGGCGACTGCCGGCAATGACTTCATCAGCTGCGACGGCGCGGATGACACGGTCAGTGGCGACCCGGACCCTGCCGTCCCCGGTGGGAATGACGAAATCGATGGTGGCGATGGCGAAGACCAGATTCAGGGCGACGCCGCGACCACCGTCCTCGGTGGCAACGACGACCTAGATGGCGGCGACGGGGATGACGAACTCCTCGGCGATGGCTCGATCACGGTCATCGGTGGCAACGACGACCTCGATGGCGGCGACGGTGACGACGTGATCTCCGGCGATGGTGTCTCAACCAACGTCGGCGGTGATGACGAAATCTTTGGCGGCGACGGTGATGACACCCTCAACGGCGATGGCGCGATTGTGATCGTCGGTGGAGCCGATTCGATAGACGGCGGCGACGGCGACGACGACATCCATGGTGATGGCTCAGTCGTAGACGTCATCGGTGGCAACGATGAAATCCTGGGTGGCGACGGCGACGACACCATCGATGGCGATGGCGGCGACGATGACATCCTCGGCGACAACTTCTTCACCATCATCGGTGGCGACGACGACATCGACGGCGGTACCGGCGACGACCACATTCACGGCGATGGGTTCCTCTTCACCGCAGTTGGTGGCGACGACGAGATCGACGGCGAGGACGGTGACGACCGGATCTCGGGCGACGGCGGACTCACGTTCGTCGGCGGCGACGACCTGATCGACGGCGGCATCGGTGACGATCTGATCGTCGGTGACGGCTTCATCACCGTCGTGGGCGGCGACGACACCATCGATGGTGGCGACGGCAACGATGAGATCTACGGCGATGGCTACCTCGGCGAGTTGGTCGGCGGCAACGACGTGCTCAACGGTGGCCTCGGCGACGACGAGCTCTTCGGCGGCGCCGGCAACGACCTGCTGTGTGGTGAAGAGGGCGTCAACCTTCTGGTAGGCGGAGACGGTATTGACCTTGCATGTGCGGTCGATGACGAAACCACCCAGGATGCCGGCGTCGAAGGCGTGTTCGACTTGGCTTTCAATGACGAGCAGTTGGACGACGAAGGGGATGAGACGGAGCCGTTGCGCTACAGGATCGTCTCGACCTCCGATGTCGTCGACGCAGTCATCGACGAGCTGACGGGCATGCTGACCTTCACGGCGACCGACGATGGCACGGTGGTCTACGAGGTGTTCCGCACGCTCGATGGCATCGACGTGATCGTCTCGCAGGCGACGTTGTTCATCGACGTGCCAGAGGAAGAGCCTGAAGAGGGTGACGTGGCACCGGCTGAGACCGCGCTGCTGCCCAACACAGGTGCTGGCGACACTCGGACGCAGGGTGCCATTGCGGCCGTGCTGATCCTCGGTGGCATCGGCCTCCTGTTCGGTAGTCGGCGCAAGCCGCGAGACCGCCAGCCAGTGGCTGACGGCCCCGATGTCCTCACCACCGGCGCAGTCGAGAGTGTTCTCGAGTCGTCGGCGCGTCAGGTGCAGATCATGACCGCGCATCACGTCGCGGTCGTGCGCGAGAGCGCTCAGCGAGGTGTCCGATTGATCGACCCTGCGGGGTCGGGTGGCCATCTCGAATCGCGCAGACACCGAGAATTGCAACTCGTCTAG
- a CDS encoding alpha/beta hydrolase yields MHSELAYSRKGSGEPLVLIHGIGHRRQAWDPVFEQLAESYDVIAVDLAGFGESAEYPKGVKYNMHNAVENLTDNFAAWGIEKPHVVGNSLGGALALELGARGAVSSVTALSPAGFFGILNRVQTFVLLIMLRISSKLPDRVLKFVSQQAWGRKLAGATLYVHPERFSAEEVYGDALSLKRATGFEETILAGARYSFKQQVPVPTTIAWGTRDLILPYSSSAIAAERLPNARHVALPHCGHVPMVDDPDLIVRVVKNTVDSAVAAEADQAA; encoded by the coding sequence ATGCATTCCGAACTGGCCTACTCCCGTAAGGGATCCGGCGAACCGCTCGTCCTCATCCACGGCATCGGCCACCGCCGCCAGGCGTGGGACCCCGTATTCGAGCAGCTCGCCGAGTCGTACGACGTGATCGCGGTCGACCTTGCCGGATTCGGTGAATCCGCGGAGTACCCCAAAGGCGTGAAGTACAACATGCACAACGCGGTCGAGAACCTCACCGACAACTTCGCCGCCTGGGGCATCGAGAAGCCCCACGTTGTCGGCAACTCCCTTGGAGGCGCACTCGCCCTCGAGCTCGGAGCCCGCGGAGCGGTCAGTTCAGTCACCGCGTTGAGCCCAGCCGGCTTCTTCGGCATCCTCAACCGCGTGCAGACATTCGTTCTGCTGATCATGCTGCGCATCAGCAGCAAGCTTCCCGACCGTGTGCTCAAGTTCGTCTCCCAGCAGGCCTGGGGACGCAAGCTCGCCGGCGCGACGCTCTACGTCCATCCGGAACGGTTCTCCGCTGAGGAGGTGTACGGCGACGCCTTGTCACTCAAGCGCGCCACCGGTTTCGAGGAGACGATCCTCGCGGGCGCTCGCTACTCCTTCAAACAGCAGGTTCCGGTACCCACGACGATCGCCTGGGGGACACGCGACCTGATCCTGCCGTACAGCTCCTCAGCGATCGCAGCGGAGCGACTGCCCAATGCACGCCATGTGGCGTTGCCGCACTGCGGCCACGTACCGATGGTCGACGACCCGGATCTCATCGTCCGCGTCGTCAAGAACACCGTTGATTCGGCCGTCGCCGCCGAAGCCGACCAAGCGGCCTGA
- a CDS encoding CaiB/BaiF CoA-transferase family protein: MTTTERTGPLAGVRVVELVGIGPGPFAGMLLADLGADVIRVDRPGGNALQVSVPEKDILSRGRPSVAVNIKDPRGVEVVLQLVEKADVLIEGFRPGVTERLGLGPDDCFARNPKLVYGRMTGWGQHGPLAHTAGHDINYISIAGALDTMGRAGGPPQIPLNLLGDFAGGSMYLVTGVLAALLHAKSTGQGQVVDAAITDGVAHLLAMPIGMMQVGSWNAARGTNLLDSGAPVYDVYETSDGRWMSVGPLEPQFYDAMEVVLKAAIPGLELPSRWELEEWPALKKALDEAFRTKTQAEWTALFDGTDSCVAPVVPIDEAAAHPHNVARGTYVEHDGLVQPAPAPRFSETPANLTTSPVKAGTNTAEALAAWGIPDIDSLLADGIAVQAD; this comes from the coding sequence GTGACTACAACCGAACGCACCGGTCCACTCGCTGGCGTACGCGTCGTGGAGCTCGTCGGAATCGGGCCTGGCCCGTTCGCAGGCATGCTGCTCGCCGACTTGGGCGCCGACGTCATCCGAGTCGATCGACCCGGCGGCAACGCCCTCCAGGTCTCCGTACCGGAGAAGGACATCCTGAGCCGCGGGCGCCCGTCTGTTGCCGTCAACATCAAGGATCCGCGTGGCGTTGAGGTCGTTCTCCAGCTCGTTGAGAAGGCCGACGTTCTGATCGAAGGCTTCCGCCCTGGAGTCACCGAACGCCTTGGACTCGGCCCCGACGACTGCTTCGCCCGCAACCCGAAGCTTGTCTACGGACGTATGACGGGATGGGGCCAGCACGGACCACTCGCGCATACCGCCGGACACGACATCAACTACATCTCGATCGCGGGGGCACTCGACACGATGGGCCGCGCGGGAGGTCCTCCGCAGATTCCACTCAACCTGCTCGGCGACTTCGCCGGCGGTTCGATGTACCTCGTCACAGGTGTGCTGGCGGCACTTCTCCATGCCAAGTCGACGGGTCAGGGCCAGGTCGTGGACGCTGCGATCACCGATGGTGTCGCCCACCTGCTGGCCATGCCGATCGGCATGATGCAGGTCGGCTCATGGAATGCCGCACGTGGCACCAACCTCCTCGACTCCGGCGCTCCGGTCTACGACGTGTACGAGACGTCCGACGGTCGGTGGATGTCGGTCGGCCCGCTCGAGCCGCAGTTCTACGACGCCATGGAAGTGGTGCTCAAGGCGGCGATCCCCGGTCTGGAGTTGCCTAGCCGCTGGGAGCTCGAGGAGTGGCCTGCACTCAAGAAGGCTCTCGACGAGGCATTCCGCACCAAGACCCAGGCCGAGTGGACGGCGCTGTTCGACGGCACCGACTCCTGTGTGGCACCGGTCGTACCGATCGACGAGGCCGCTGCGCATCCGCACAACGTGGCCCGCGGTACGTACGTCGAGCACGACGGCCTTGTGCAGCCGGCGCCCGCACCTCGCTTCTCCGAAACTCCCGCCAACCTCACCACTTCGCCGGTGAAGGCCGGCACCAACACGGCCGAGGCGCTTGCCGCCTGGGGCATCCCTGACATCGATTCACTCCTTGCCGACGGCATTGCCGTTCAGGCCGACTGA
- a CDS encoding acyl-CoA dehydrogenase family protein, translating to MKRTIFEADHDSFRDTVRAFCEKEIAPHHEQWEKDSIVPRDVWTKAGELGLLGFMMPEEYGGGGMHDFRFNAVLQEEVTRVGGSGVGFAIQTDLVSGYLLKYCNDEQKARWFPKFCSGEMITAIAMTEPGTGSDLQGIQTSAVKDGDEYVISGAKTFITNGINADFVIVVCKTDPEAGALGFSLIVVERGAEGFERGRNLDKMGLKAQDTAELFFDNCRVPTSNLLGEEGQGFIYLMDNLPQERMTISVVAAAACRQMIDMTVDYVKERKAFGKPIGSFQNSRFVLAELETEQQIAQVFVDKSITELNNGTLTVAEAAMGKWWTSELQKKTADQCLQLFGGYGYMTEYPISKAYLDTRIQTIYGGTTEIMKEIIGRGMGL from the coding sequence ATGAAGCGCACCATTTTTGAAGCCGACCATGACTCGTTCCGCGACACCGTCCGGGCGTTCTGCGAGAAGGAGATCGCTCCTCACCACGAACAGTGGGAGAAGGACTCGATCGTCCCGCGTGACGTATGGACCAAGGCCGGCGAGCTGGGCCTGCTCGGCTTCATGATGCCGGAGGAGTACGGCGGAGGCGGCATGCACGACTTCCGCTTCAACGCAGTCCTGCAGGAAGAGGTCACCCGAGTTGGCGGCAGCGGAGTGGGGTTCGCGATCCAGACCGACCTCGTCTCGGGCTACCTGCTGAAGTACTGCAACGACGAGCAGAAGGCTCGCTGGTTCCCGAAGTTCTGCTCCGGCGAGATGATCACCGCAATCGCCATGACCGAGCCCGGCACCGGCTCGGACCTGCAGGGCATCCAGACCTCTGCGGTCAAGGACGGCGACGAGTACGTCATCAGCGGCGCGAAGACGTTCATCACCAACGGCATCAACGCCGACTTCGTGATCGTCGTCTGCAAGACGGATCCGGAGGCAGGCGCCCTCGGCTTCTCGCTGATCGTCGTCGAGCGGGGCGCTGAAGGATTCGAGCGCGGCCGCAACCTCGACAAGATGGGCCTCAAGGCGCAGGACACGGCCGAACTGTTCTTCGACAACTGCCGCGTGCCGACGTCCAACCTGTTGGGTGAAGAAGGACAGGGCTTCATCTACCTGATGGACAACCTGCCCCAGGAGCGCATGACGATCTCGGTCGTGGCCGCAGCTGCCTGCCGCCAGATGATTGACATGACGGTCGACTACGTCAAGGAGCGCAAGGCGTTCGGCAAGCCGATCGGCTCGTTCCAGAACAGCCGCTTCGTCCTGGCCGAGCTCGAGACCGAGCAGCAGATCGCTCAAGTCTTTGTCGACAAATCGATTACCGAGCTCAACAATGGCACGCTGACTGTTGCCGAAGCTGCAATGGGCAAGTGGTGGACGAGCGAGTTGCAGAAGAAGACGGCCGATCAGTGCCTCCAGCTGTTCGGCGGATACGGCTACATGACCGAGTACCCGATCTCGAAGGCGTACCTCGACACCCGCATCCAGACGATCTACGGCGGCACGACCGAGATCATGAAGGAGATCATCGGCCGCGGAATGGGCCTCTAG
- a CDS encoding alpha/beta hydrolase gives MSDVERPLLEGSVAVRDGRRLSFAEFGTPRGAAIIWMHGTPGARRQVPLEARRFALERDVRIIGIDRPGIGTSTPHLYDNVLDWTGDLSLLADHLGIDTLRIIGLSGGGPYALAAGAAMPERVHGVGVLGGVAPRVGNDAIGGGLPALAPFAAPVMRATRVPLSYLLAAGIRIIRPLGGLALDAYGAVQPRGDKELLARPEFKAMFLDDLLNGARFQVGAPLADIILFNRHWGFDLADVTVPVRWWHGNADHIIPHRHGVHCSERLSNATFATIDGESHLGGMGAAAEALSTLMALGPRSARLAAN, from the coding sequence ATGTCTGACGTAGAGCGCCCACTGCTCGAAGGCTCTGTTGCCGTCCGCGATGGCAGGCGACTTTCGTTCGCTGAGTTCGGTACGCCTCGAGGCGCCGCCATCATATGGATGCACGGCACGCCTGGCGCACGCCGACAGGTTCCGCTCGAGGCCAGACGCTTTGCCTTGGAGCGCGACGTCCGAATCATCGGAATCGACAGGCCGGGCATTGGAACCTCAACGCCCCACCTGTACGACAACGTGCTCGACTGGACTGGCGATCTGTCGTTGCTGGCTGATCACTTGGGCATCGATACCTTGCGCATCATCGGCCTCTCCGGAGGCGGACCGTATGCCCTCGCGGCAGGGGCGGCGATGCCCGAACGGGTGCATGGGGTCGGCGTACTCGGCGGCGTTGCGCCGCGGGTGGGCAACGACGCCATTGGTGGCGGGCTGCCTGCGCTCGCTCCGTTTGCTGCTCCGGTGATGAGAGCTACCAGGGTGCCGCTCAGCTATCTTCTGGCCGCGGGCATCAGGATCATCCGTCCGCTCGGTGGATTGGCGTTGGACGCATACGGGGCCGTGCAGCCGCGCGGCGACAAGGAACTCCTTGCTCGCCCCGAGTTCAAGGCGATGTTTCTTGACGATCTACTGAACGGGGCGCGGTTCCAAGTGGGTGCGCCACTCGCCGACATCATCTTGTTCAACCGGCACTGGGGATTCGACCTCGCTGACGTCACGGTCCCGGTGCGGTGGTGGCATGGCAACGCGGACCACATCATTCCCCACCGCCACGGTGTGCATTGTTCCGAGCGACTATCGAACGCCACGTTCGCCACGATAGATGGCGAGTCTCACCTCGGAGGCATGGGAGCGGCCGCTGAGGCGCTGAGCACGCTGATGGCTCTGGGCCCACGCAGCGCGCGCCTGGCTGCCAACTAA
- a CDS encoding MerR family transcriptional regulator yields the protein MNPAPVETLSVEQLASRVGMTVRTVRFYAGRGLIPPPRREGRNGYYGPDHLARLELVRELQAHGFTLSAIEGYLENIPSDATPEQVALHRTLLAPWMPDLPETVTRPELLKRTGRELSDDDLELLVALGVIEPTPVEDVFQVAPAHLAVGVQFLDVGLPTEAALAARRIITEHGQAMATELTELFRTTVWPHLKSSGQPPEAITTMIERFKPLTIAALVTAYETAVDEAKRETIRRRS from the coding sequence ATGAATCCGGCACCGGTCGAGACCCTGAGCGTTGAACAGCTCGCCTCGCGCGTCGGGATGACCGTACGCACGGTGCGCTTTTACGCCGGCCGCGGACTCATACCGCCGCCACGCCGCGAAGGCCGCAACGGCTACTACGGACCCGACCACCTCGCGCGCCTCGAGCTCGTACGCGAGCTGCAGGCCCACGGATTCACACTGTCGGCGATCGAGGGCTATCTCGAGAACATCCCGAGCGATGCGACTCCCGAGCAGGTCGCTCTGCACCGCACTTTGCTCGCGCCGTGGATGCCCGATCTGCCCGAGACGGTCACCCGTCCCGAGCTGCTGAAGCGCACCGGCCGCGAACTGTCCGACGACGATCTCGAGCTGCTGGTCGCCTTGGGCGTGATCGAGCCGACCCCGGTTGAGGACGTCTTCCAGGTCGCACCGGCCCACCTCGCCGTCGGCGTTCAGTTCCTCGACGTCGGACTGCCAACCGAGGCTGCGCTGGCCGCACGGCGCATCATCACCGAGCACGGTCAGGCGATGGCGACCGAGCTCACCGAGCTTTTCCGTACGACGGTCTGGCCGCACCTGAAGTCATCGGGTCAGCCACCCGAGGCGATCACCACGATGATCGAGCGGTTCAAGCCGTTGACGATCGCAGCCCTCGTGACGGCATACGAAACTGCCGTCGACGAGGCCAAGCGCGAGACGATCCGCAGAAGGTCTTAG
- a CDS encoding acetyl-CoA C-acetyltransferase: MTEAYVYDAIRTPRGRGKKTGSLHEVKPITLITGLIDEIQKRNPTLDPNGVDDVVLGVVSPVADQGGDIAKTAALNAGLPDTVAGVQLNRFCASGLEAVNQAAGRIRSGWEDLIFAGGVESMSRVPMGSDGGAWAMDPRTAFDTSFVPQGIGADLIATIEGWSRTDVDTFAAESQARAAKAIANGYFAKSVIPVKDENGLTILDHDEFVREGTTVESLAGLPASFAGIGEMGGFDSVALEQYHDIERINHVHHAGNSSGIVDGAALVAIGSEAAGKRHGLTPRARIVSAAVSGADPTIMLTGPAPACRKALDKAGLTVDDIDLLEINEAFAAVAMRLMRDLDFPHEKTNVNGGAIAMGHPLGATGAMILGTLIDELERRDQRYGLATLCVGGGMGIATIVERI; the protein is encoded by the coding sequence ATGACTGAGGCATACGTCTACGACGCCATCCGCACCCCGCGTGGTCGCGGCAAGAAGACCGGATCACTCCACGAGGTCAAGCCGATCACGCTGATCACCGGCCTGATCGATGAGATCCAGAAGCGCAACCCGACTCTCGACCCGAATGGCGTCGATGACGTCGTACTCGGCGTCGTCTCGCCCGTTGCCGACCAGGGCGGTGACATCGCCAAGACCGCAGCGCTGAACGCCGGTCTGCCCGACACTGTCGCCGGCGTCCAGCTCAACCGCTTCTGCGCCTCCGGCCTCGAGGCCGTCAACCAGGCCGCCGGCCGTATCCGCTCCGGCTGGGAAGATCTGATCTTCGCCGGTGGTGTCGAGTCGATGAGCCGCGTGCCGATGGGCTCCGACGGTGGCGCGTGGGCGATGGACCCGCGTACAGCGTTCGACACGTCCTTCGTGCCTCAAGGCATTGGCGCCGACCTCATTGCCACGATCGAGGGCTGGAGCCGTACCGACGTCGACACGTTCGCCGCCGAGTCGCAGGCGCGTGCCGCCAAGGCGATCGCCAACGGCTACTTCGCCAAGTCAGTGATTCCCGTCAAGGACGAGAACGGCCTGACGATCCTCGACCACGACGAGTTCGTACGCGAAGGCACGACAGTCGAGAGCCTTGCCGGTCTGCCCGCCTCGTTCGCCGGCATCGGTGAGATGGGCGGCTTCGACTCGGTCGCGCTCGAGCAGTACCACGACATCGAGCGCATCAACCACGTCCACCACGCCGGCAACTCGTCGGGCATCGTCGATGGCGCCGCACTCGTCGCGATCGGCAGCGAGGCTGCTGGCAAGCGCCACGGCCTCACCCCTCGTGCTCGCATCGTGTCGGCTGCCGTCTCGGGCGCCGACCCGACGATCATGCTGACCGGTCCGGCTCCCGCCTGCCGCAAGGCGCTCGACAAGGCCGGCTTGACGGTCGACGACATCGACCTGCTCGAGATCAACGAGGCCTTTGCAGCGGTGGCGATGCGCCTCATGCGTGACCTCGACTTCCCGCACGAGAAGACCAACGTCAACGGTGGCGCCATCGCGATGGGCCACCCGCTCGGTGCGACCGGTGCCATGATCCTCGGCACCCTCATCGACGAGCTCGAGCGCCGTGACCAGCGCTACGGCCTCGCCACTCTCTGCGTCGGCGGCGGCATGGGCATCGCCACCATCGTCGAACGCATCTGA